GAAGATCGTGGTGTCGTCGAGGTTCTCGATGCTGCTCACCACGACGTCCACGGCGGCGGACCGCAGCCGGGCGCGCACCGGCTCACCATTGTGGACGACCTTCTCCAGCTGCTCGGTCTGCAGGCGCAGCACCCGGCCGTAGATCTCGTGCAGCAGATCGTCCTTGGAGCCGAAGTAGTGGTACATCGCGCCCTTGGTGACCCCGGCCGCGGTGACGATCTCCTGGACCGACGTGCGGTCGAACCCCCGCTCGGCGAACAACCGCGTCGCCACCGACAGCAGTCTCGCCGGCACCGGCTCCTCGGTCATCCGCACGTCCCTCCTCGACCGGCACAGGATACCCGCGCCGCGGCATCAACCCTGGTCACGCGCGGTCCAGGTGCGCCACCCGCGCCCGCCGGCCGGCCGAGGTGGCCGCGCACCTGGAAGCCACGCCGGCCCGCCCACCTGACTCACCGCTCCTGCGCGGCCTCGACCTTGCGCTGCAACTTGTTCATCCCGCCGAGCCACCGGTCCGTCTCGGTCGCGCGGGTGGCGTAGTACGCGGCCACCTCGGGGTGCGGCAGGATCAGGAACCGGTCGTCGGCGAAGGCTGCCATCACCGAATCGGCCACCTGGGACGGTTCGATCGCCGACGCACCCATGATCAGCTGACCGCCGGTGCCGGTCGCGGCGAGCATGTTCGTCTTCACGCCCTGCGGGCAGATCGCCTGGACCGTGATGCCGCGGTGGCGGTAGGTCGCGCTCAGCCACTCGGCGAACGCGAGCGCGCCGTGCTTGGTCACCGAGTACGGCGCCGAACCGAGGCTGGTCAGCAACCCGGCCGCGGACACGGTGGCGAGGAACCTGCCGCGGCCGCGCGCCAGCCAGCCCGGCAGCAGCTCGTGCGCGGCCCGCACGTGGGCCATCACGTTCACGTCCCACGCCCGCGCCCACACCTCCTCGGGCGCTTCCGGGCCGCCGTGCGGGGCGACGCCGGCGTTGGCGCAGTACAGGTCGATTTCACCCAGCTCGTCGTTCGCCCGCGCGACCAGCGAGGCGACGCCGTCCACGCTCGCCGCGTCACCGGCCACCGCGACCGCGCCGACCTCGGCGGCGACGGCCTGCACCGCCGCCGCGTCGAGATCGGCGAGCACGATCCGGGCTCCCTCGGCGGCGAACCGCCGGGCCAGCGCCGCACCGATGCCGCCACCACCACCGGTGATCACGACACCGGCCCCGCGCAACGGGAAGCTCACAGGCCGCCCCCCAGCGTCAGGCCGCCGTCCAGGACCACCGTCTGCCCGGTGATCCACCCGGCCTCGTCGGAGAGCAGGAACGCGACCGCACCGGCGATGTCCTCGGGCACGCCCAGCCGCTTCAGCGGGTACGCCGCGGAGACCTCCTCCTCGCGGCCCTCGTAGAGCGCGGTGGCGAACTGCGTCTTCACCACGGCCGGGGCGACGGCGTTGACCCGGATCTTCGGGCCGAGCTCGACCGCGAGTTCCTGGGTCATCCGGACCACGGCCGCCTTGCTCACGCCGTACATGCCGATGCCCGGCGAGGCCCGCAGCCCGGCGACGGAGGCGACGTTGACGACGGCACCGCCGTGTTCACCCAGCCACGCGTCGCGGGCCTTGCGCAGCCAGGCCAGCGGCGCGAGGACGTTGACGCTGAAGATCTTGGCCGCGACCTCGGGGTCGATGTCGAGCAACGGGCCGTAGACCGGGTTGATCCCGGTGTTGTTGACCAGGATGTCCAGCCGCCCGAAGGCGTCCAGCGTCTTCGCGATCGCCTCGTCCTGGTGGGCCGGGTCGTCGGCCTTGCCGGCCACCGCCATGGCGACGCCGGGGCCGCCCAGTTCGTTCACGGCGTCGGCCAGCGGCTCGGGCTTGCGGGCGGTGATGCACACCCGGGCGCCGCGCTGCACCAGCTCGCGGGCGATGCCGAAGCCGATACCCCGGCTCGCGCCGGTGACGATCGCGACGCGGTCCTTGAACGAGTTCACCATGACGGCTCCTGTCTCCTGTCCATGTGACTAAGCGCTCGCTTACAATGGTGACACCCGGACCGCCGTGTCAAGTCTCCCGCCAAGCGGTTCTCGACTGGGAGGATGCCGCCATGACGATCTCGCTGTCCGCCGAACTGTGGCCGGACGTGCAGCCGGACGCGGCGCGACGGTTGATGCAGGCCGCGGTCGAATCGTTCGCGCGCCGCGGCTACCACGCCACGACGACGCGTGACATCGCGAGCGCGGCGGGCATGAGCCCCGCCGCGCTGTACGTGCACTTCCCGTCGAAGGCGGCCCTGCTGTTCGCCATCAGCAAGAGCGGCCACCAGCAGACGCTCGACCTGGTCGAGGACGTCGCCCGGCGCGCCGACGAGCCGGCCGAGCGGATGCGCCGGATCGTCGTGGACTTCGTCGCCTGGCACGCCCGCCGGCACACGATCGCCCGGGTGGTGCAGTACGAGCTGCAGGCGCTGCCGGAGCAGGAGTACCAGGTGGTGGCCGACCTGCGGCGGCGCATCGAGCACCTCGTGCGCGAGGTCATCGTCGAGGGCGTGGCGCGCGGGCAGTTCGAGGTGGCCGACGTCAAGACGGCCGCGCGGGCGGTGCTGTCGCTGGGCGTCGACGTGGCGCGCTGGTACACCGAACGCGCCGGCAAGACGCCGAAGGCACTCGGCCGCGAGTACGGGGACCTCGCCCTGCGCATGCTCGGCGCGCAGCCCTGACCGGGGACGTCCGGGGCGTTCCCGGCTCCCTCTACAGTGGGCGCATGCTGAAACCGGATCCCGGCGAGCTGCTCGCCGTCGCCCGCGATGAGGCCCTGCTCGGCCGGTCCGAGGGCGGGGTACCGATCGGGGCGGCGCTGTTCACCGTGGACGGCGAGCTGCTCGGCCGGGGCCACAACCGGCGGGTCCAGGACGACGATCCGGCGATGCACGCCGAGACCGCGGCCTTCCGCGACGCGGGCCGGCGGCCGCACTACCGCGACACGGTCATGGTGACGACGCTGTCACCGTGCTGGTATTGCAGTGGCTTGGTGCGGCAGTTCGGCATCTCGCACGTGGTGATCGGCGAGACCCGCACGTTCTCCGGCGCCCACTGCTGGCTCGCCGGGCTGGGCGTGGGCATCACGATCGTGGACGACCCGGAGTGCGTGGCGCTGATGACCGGGTTCATCGAGCAGCACCCGGAGCTGTGGTTCGAAGACATCGGCGCCGGGACGTCCTGACCCTCACCACCGGTCCCAGTGCAGGACCTCGCGCCGGTCGATGCGCGGCGCGGGCCGGAAGTCGGTGCCGAGCGTGAAGGCGAGCGGCACGAGCGCGGCCAGCATGATCTCGTCGTGCGGCACGCCGAGGGCGGCCGCGAGCTCCCGCTCCCGCGGCGCGTGCGCGGTGGTCCAGACGGTGCCGAGGCCGCGGTTGCGCGCGGCCAGCATGAAGCTCCACACGGCGGGCAGGATCGAGCCCCAGGTCATGGCCTGGTCCAGCACGGGCGCGTGGTCGGTGCGGCCCTCGACGGCGGGGATGACGAACGCCGGCACCCGGTGGATGTTGTCGTAGAGGTACTGGGCGCCTTCGCCGATGCGCCGCATCGACTCCGGGTGGGCCGCCATCCGCCGCAGGTCGTTGTCGGTCACCGGACGTCCGCTCGCGGCGAGGACCGCGCGCCGGAAGATGCCGGCGACCGCGGCGCGCTGGGCCTTGCCGGTGACGACGAGGAAGTGCCAGCGCTGGCGGTTGCGGCCGGTGGGCGCCTGGGTGGCGAGGTCGATGCACTCCTCGATGAGGTGCCGCGGCACGGGCCGGGTGAAGTCGAGGCGTTTGCGCACGGCACGCGTGGTGGACAGGACCTCGTCGGCGGTCAGTTCGAGCGTCATGCGGGATCTCCCGAGCAATCGTTTGTAAGCAGATCATTTGCGACCATACGATCTGAATGATCTGCCGTCAAACGATCTGCTTCCAGACGATTGTGGTAGGGTGCGGGCATGGCGGCGAGATCACCGGAGACCCCGTCCTACTTCCCGCGCCTTGCGGCCGAACGGCTCGACATCGCGCTGTGCCGGGCGTCCGCCTCGGTCGCCCGGGCAGCGGACAAGGCCGCGGGCGAGCAGGGGCTGAGCGTGGGCCAGCACCTGGTGCTGAAGATGCTGGCAGCCGTGGGGCCGTGCTCGCAGCAGGTGCTGAGCGAGGAACTGCGGATCGACCGCAGCGTGATGGTCGGCGTCGCCGACGACCTGGAGAAGGCCGGGCACGTCCGGCGGGAACGGGACCCGCGGGACCGCCGGGCCTACGCGGTCCGGATCACCGACGCGGGGCGCCGGGCGCTGGCAGCGGCCGAGCGGAACGTGCCGGGTTTCCTGGACCGCACGTTCGAGGCGTTGTCGGCGGCCGAGCGCGCGCAGCTGGCGGCCCTGCTCGGGAAGCTGCTGGCCGCCGGCTGAGCCGCGCGCGGCGGGATCCGGGTCAGGCCACGTGGCCCACGGCCGGCGTGAGCACGGCGCGGCCGGCGTCGGTCAGGACGGCGGGCACCAGGCGCTCACCGTCCTCGGACGCCGGGCGGATGTAGCCGCCGTGGGCGAGGGCGTGCGCCGTCATCTGGTCACAGCAGGCGACCCCGTCGATGAAGAGGTCCGGCTCGCAGCTCGACGACATCACGGCGCGGCCCTGGGCCACCGCCCGCAACATCGCCCTCGCGCGATGGGACAGCTCGTCACCTGTACCGGACACCGGGATCAACCCCCTTGCGTCGTCACCTGCTGTTGTCCCAGTTATCGCACATTGGTCCATTAGTGTTAACGACCGAGGCGGCGACACGCCGTCAGCCACCCACCGAGGTGATTTCCGGGGTGACTTCGGGATCGGGGACGGCGGGTCCGAGAACCCGGACCCAGTGGCGGATGATGCGCCGGCGACGGGCGGTGTCGTCGGCGAGGAGGTTCGCCAGGCCGAGCCCCCGGGCGAGGTCGAGGGTCGTCTGGACGAGCTCGCGCACGCCCGGCCGGCTCTCGTCCACCCCCAGCAGCTCCACCGCGAGCCGGTGCGCCTCGCGCCCGACCTTGGCCTGCAGCGGGACCAGCACGCTGCGCAGCGATTCGTCACTGGACGCGGCCACCCACAGGTGCAGCGCGGCGCGGAACATCGGCCCGGTGTAGAGGTTGAGCAGCATGTCGACCACCGGCTCGATGCGGGACCGCCCGGCAGGCAGCCCGTGGGCGTCCCGCCGCATCTCGTCGATCTGCACCTCGCCGACGTACTCGACGGCCGCGGTGACCAGGTCCTCCCGGGTTGGGAAGTGGTGCTGGGCGGCCCCGCGCGAAACGCCGGCGCGCTGCGCGATCAGCGCGACCGTGGTGCCGGCCCACCCGACCTCGCCGATGCAGTCCACGGCTGCCTCGATGAGTTTGCGCCGGGTGGTCCGGCTGCGCTCCTGGCGGGGCTCCGGCACGGGTCTTCCCTTCTAGTACGACTTCGGCAGGCCGAGTGAGTGCTGGGCGACGAAGTTGAGCACCATCTCGCGGCTGACCGGGGCGATCCGGCCCACCCGGACGGCACCGAGCAGGGTGCCGAGCCCGTACTCCGACGCCATGCCGTTGCCGCCGTGGGTCTGGATGGCCTGGTCGACCGCCTTGATGGCGACCTCCGCGGCAGCGTACTTGGCCATGTTCGCGGCCTCGCCGGCACCGAAGTCGTCGCCCGAGTCGTACCGGGCGGCGGCCTTCTGGGTCATCAGCCCGGCCAGCTCCAGTTCGATCTTGATCTGCGCCAGCGGATGCGCCAGCCCCTGGTGGGAACCGATCGGCGCGCCCCACACGCTGCGCTGCTTCGCGTACGCCACGCCCTTGTCCAGCGCGTAGCGGGCGATGCCGAGGGAGAACGAGGCGCCCATGATCCGCTCCGGGTTCAGGCCCGCGAACAGCTGTGCCAGCGCGGCGTCCGCACTGCCGACGAGCGCCTCGGCAGGCAGCCGGACGTCGTCGAAGAACAGGCCGAACTGCTTGTCCGCCGAGACGAGATCCATCTCGATCTGCCGGTACTCGAACCCGGGCGTGTTCGTGGGCACGATGAACAGCGCGGGTTTGAGTTTGCCGGTCCTGGCGTCCGCGGTGCGGCCGACGACGAGCACCGCGTCGGCCTCGTCCACACCGGAGATGAACACCTTGCGCCCGTTGAGGATCCAGTCGCCGCCGTCGCGCCGGGCCGTCGTCGTCAGCCGGTGGGCGTTGGACCCGGCGTCGGGCTCGGTGATGGCGAACGACATCCGCACCTCGCCGGTGGCGAACCGGGGCAGCCACGAGCGCCGCTGCTCGTCGGTGCCGTAGCGGGCGATCACGGTGGCGCAGATCGCCGGGGACACCACCATCAGCAGCATCGGCGTGCCCGCCGCGCAGAACTCCTCGCACACCGCGGCCAGGTCACCGATGCCGCCTCCGCCGCCGCCGTACTCGGCCGGCACGGCGACTCCCAGGTAACCCAGGCGCCCGGCCTCGTTCCACAGGTCGCTGGTGTGGCCGCCGCTGCGGGCGACCTTGGTGTAGTACTCGTGACCGTAGCCGCGGGCCAGGTCGCCCACTGCCTGGCGCAGCGCGATCCGCTCGGGCGACTCGACGAAGTTCATGCTCGCTCCTTGGGGGTGACGACGGCGAGGACGGTGCCGGGTTCGACCTGACGGCCCACGGACACGGGGAGTTCGGTGACCTCGCCGTCGGCGGGCGCGGTGATCCGGTGCTCCATCTTCATGGCTTCCAGCCACAGCAACGGGTCGCCGGCGGCGACGGTGTCCCCGACCGCGACGGCGATCCGCAGCACGGTGCCGGGCATCGGCGCGACCAGCGAGCCGGCGGCGAGCGCGGCGTCCGGGTCGGTGAACCGCGGCACCGGGACCAGGTCGACGGCACCGAGCGCGGAGTCGACGCAGACCAGCCCGGGGTACCGCCCGACGCTGAACACGCGCCGGACCCCGCCGGCGTCGAGCACCACGCGCCCCGGGCTCACCTCGACGACGTCGGCGTCGTCCACGCGCAGCCCGGCGTGGTAGGCCACTTCGACCTCGGTGTCCCCGGCGAGGTAGCGCTTGCGCGACGGCGCGGACGGCACGTTGCGCCACCCGGCAGGCAGCCGCGGCAGCGTGGTCGCCGCGGCGCGGTTCGCCGCCGCCTCGGCCAGGGCCGCCGCGGTCGCCGACAGCCGCACCGCGGTGGCGTCCGCCGCCGGCCGGGACAGCACGTCCAGCCCGTGCCGGCCGAGGAACGCGGTGTCCGTGTGCCCGGCCAGGAACTCCGGGTGCCGCAGCACGTTGACCAGCAGATCGCGGTTGGTGCGCAGCCCGTGGATCCGCGCGCCGGACAGGGCCCGGGCCAGCCGCCGGGCTGCCTCGGCCCGGGTGGGCGCCCACGCGATCACCTTGGCGAGCATCGGGTCGTAGTGCACCCCGACCACGGAGCCGTCCGCCACGCCCGCGTCCAGCCGCAGCCCGGCCGCGCCGCCGAGGGCGAACTCGGTGTCCACGCCCGGGATGTGGAACCGGTGCAGCGTGCCGCTCTGCGGCTGCCACCCGGCGGCGGGGTCTTCGGCGTACAGCCGCACCTCGATCGCGTGCCCGCGGGCGGCCGGTGGCTCGGCGGGCAGCCGCTCCCCTTCGGCGATGCGGATCTGGAGCGCGACCAGGTCCAAGCCGGTGACGCACTCGGTGACCGGGTGCTCGACCTGCAGCCGGGTGTTCATCTCCAGGAAGTAGAACCGTCCGTCGTCCGTCGCCAGGAACTCCACGGTGCCCGCGCCGACGTAGTCGATCGCCTTCGCCGCCTTGCGCGCGGCGTCGAACAGCTCGGCGCGCATCGCGTCGCCGACCAGCGGGGAGGGTGCCTCCTCGACGACCTTCTGGTGCCGGCGCTGGATCGAGCACTCCCGCTCCCCCAGCGCCCAGACCGTGCCGTGGGTGTCGGCGAGCACCTGGACCTCGATGTGCCGCCCGGTCTCCAGGTACCGCTCGCAGAACACCGTCGGGTCGCCGAACGCCGACGCCGCTTCCGCGCGGGCGCTGTCCACGGCCCCGGCCAGCTCGGCCAGCGACCGCACGACCCGCATCCCCCGGCCACCACCGCCGGCGGATGCCTTGACCAGCACCGGCAGGTCGGCCTCGGTGACCGCTGCGGGGTCCAGTTCGGACAGTACCGGCACCCCGGCGGCCGCCATCAGCCGTTTGGACTCCACCTTGGAGCCCATGGTCGCGATCGCGGACGGCGGCGGGCCGATCCAGGTGAGCCCGGCGTCGAGCACCGCCTGCGCGAACGCGGCGTTCTCCGACAGGAACCCGTAACCGGGGTGCACGGCGTCCGCGCCGGCCGCGCGCGCGGCCTCGACCAGCAGGTCCGCGCGCAGGTAGGTCTCGGACGGGGTGTTACCGGGCAGCCGGACCGCCGCGTCGGCGTCGGCCACGTGCGGCGAGCCCGCGTCGGCGTCGGAGAACACGGCCGTGCGGGCGATGCCGAGCGCGGTGCAGGTGCGGAACACGCGGCGGGCGATCTCGCCGCGGTTGGCGACCAAGATGTTGTCGATCACGTCACTCACATCCGGAAGACGCCGAAGCCCTCGGCGCCCCTGATCGGTCCATTGTGGATGGCGGACAGGCACAGCCCGAGCACGGTGCGGGTGTCGCGCGGGTCGATGATGCCGTCGTCGTAGAGCATGCCGGACAGGAACATCGGCATCGACTCGGCCTCGATCCGCTGCTCGACCATGGCGCGCATCGCGGCGTCGGCGTCCTCGTCGTAGGGCTGGCCACGCCCGGCGGCCGACTGCCGGGCGACGATCGAGAGCACGCCGGCCAGCTGCGCCGGGCCCATCACGGCGGACTTGGCGCTGGGCCACGCGAACAGGAACCTCGGCCCGTAGGCGCGGCCGCACATGCCGTAGTGCCCGGCCCCGTAGGAGGCGCCCATCAGCACGGACAGGTGCGGCACCGTCGAGTTGGACACCGCGTTGATCATCATGGCGCCGTGCTTGATGATGCCGCCCTGCTCGTACTCCTTGCCGACCATGTACCCGGTGGTGTTGTGCAGGAACAGCAGCGGCGTGTCGGTCTGGTTGGCGAGCTGGATGAACTGGGTGGCCTTCTGCGACTCCTCGCTGAACAGCACCCCGCGGGCGTTGGCGAGGATGCCAACCGGGTAGCCGTGCAGGTTCGCCCAGCCGGTGACCAGGCTGGTGCCGTAGAGCGGTTTGAACTCGTCGAAGTCGGAGCCGTCGACGATCCGGCCGATCACCTCACGCGGGTCGAACGGGATCTTCAGGTCGGCCGGCACGATCCCGAGCAGGTCCTGCGGGTCCAGCAGCGGCTCGGGGTGGTCCGGTTTCGGCGCCGGCCCCTGCTTGCGCCAGTTGAGCCGCTTGACGATGCTGCGGCCGATGCGGATCGCGTCCTGCTCGTCGTGGGCGAGGTAGTCGGCCAGCCCCGAGGTGCGGGCGTGCATTTCCGCACCGCCCAGCGATTCGTCGTCGGACTCCTCCCCGGTGGCCATCTTGACCAGTGGCGGGCCGCCGAGGAACACCTTGGCGCGTTCTTTGACCATCACCACGTAGTCGGACATGCCGGGCAGGTAGGCGCCGCCGGCCGTGGAGTTGCCGAACACGAGCGCGATGGTCGGGATCCGGGTCGCCGAGGAGGTGGTCAGGTTGCGGAACGTGCGCCCGCCTGGGATGAAGATCTCCTTCTGGGTGGGCAGATCCGCGCCACCGGACTCGACCAGGTTGATCGTCGGCAGCCGGTTCTCCGCCGCGATCTCGGCGGCCCGCAGGCCCTTCTTCAGGCTGGACGGGTTGCTCGCGCCGCCCTTCACGGTCGGGTCGTTGGCGATGATCATGCACTCGACGCCTTCCACGACCCCGATGCCGGTGACCAGGCTGCCACCGACGTGGTAGTCGGTGCCCCACGCGGCCAGCGGCGAGAGCTCCAGGAACGGCGAGTCCTCGTCGACGAGCAGCTCGATCCGCTCGCGGGCGAGGAGCTTCCCGCGTGTGCGGTGCCGCTCGACGTACTTCTCGCCGCCGCCCGCGATCGCCTTGGCGTGCTCGCCTGCCAGTTCGGCGAGCTTGGCCTCCATCGCCTCCCGGTTGGCCGCGAACTCCGGGCTGTCGGTGTCCACTCCGGACCGGATCACGCTCAAGCCGTGTACCCCAATCTCTTCGCCGCGAGACCCGCCAGGATCTCGTTGGTGCCGCCGCCGATGCCGAGGATGCGGACATCGCGGTAGTGCCGCTCCACTTCGGACTCCCGCAGGTACCCGAGGCCGCCGTGCAGCTGGACCGCCTCGCTCACGACCCACTCGGCCGTCTCGACCGCGGTGTTCTTCGCGAAGCACGCCTCCGCGATGACCTCCTCGCCCGCCACGAACCGCTGCGCGACGTGCCGCGTGTAGACGCGCGCCAGCTCAGTCCGCCGGGCCATCTCCACCAGCTTGTGCTGCACGAGTTGCCGTGAGATCAGCGGCCGGCCGAACGTCTCCCGCAGCCGGCACCACTGCACGGTCAGATCGAGCGCGCGCTGCGCCGTCGCGTAGCCCTGCACCGCGAGCGAGAGCCGTTCGGTGACGAAGTGGGTGGCGATCTGGAGGAAGCCGGTGTTCTCCTCGCCGACCAGGTTCGCCGCGGGCACCCGGGCGTCGGCGAAGGACAGTTCCGCGGTGTCCGAGCAGTGCCAGCCCATCTTCTCCAGCTTGCGGCTCACGGTGAACCCGGGCGTGCCGCGCTCGACGACCAGCAGCGACACCCCGTGCGCTCCCGGGCCGCCGGTGCGTACCGCGGTGGTCACGAAGTCGGCGCGGGTGCCGGAGGTGATGTAGGTCTTGGCGCCGTTGACGACGTAGTGGTCGCCCTCGCGGCGGGCGGTGGTGCGGATACCGGCCACGTCCGAGCCGCCGTCGGGCTCGGTGATCGCCAGCGACCCGATGAGCCTGCCCTCGATCGTCGGCCGCACCCAGCGGTCGATCTGCGCCGGGTCACCGGCCGTGACCAGGTGCGGCAGCGCGATCCCGTTGGTGAACAGCGAGGCGATCAGGCCGCCGGAGCCACCCGCGGACAGGATTTCCTCGGTCACGGTCATCGCGTCGAGGAAGTTCCCGCCACCACCGCCCACGGCCTCCGGGAAGGACACGCCGAGCAGGCCGATCTCCCCGGCCTTGCGGTGCAGGTCCCGCGGCAGTTCCCCGGCGCGTTCCCACGCGTCCAGGTGCGGCAGCACCTCGGCCTCGACGAACCGGCGCACGGTCTCGCGCAGCGCGGTCCGCTCCGGTGTGGCGAACGGGCCGTTCACAGCAGTACCTCCGGGATGTCGGCGTGCCGGGAGCGCAGCCACTCGCCCAGCGCCTTGGCCTGCGGGTCGAACCGGGCCTGCGACGCCACGCCCTGCCCGAGCAGCCCTTCGACGACGAAGTTGAGCGCACGCAGGTTCGGCAGGACGTACCGGCGGACGGGGAGGTTCGCGGTCTCCGGCAGCAACCGGCGGAACTCCGCGACGGTGAGGAAGTGCGCGAGCCATCGCCACGCCTCGTCCGACCGGACCCACACGCCGAGGTTCGCGTCGCCGCCCTTGTCACCGCTGCGGGCGCCGGCGATCGTGCCGAGCGGCACCCGGCGGGTCGCCCCGGCCGGCAACACCTCCGGCAGCCGGGGCTCGTCCACTTCGGACAACTCCAGGGTCCTGGCCGGGGCCGCGATGTCCACCCGGGACCCGTCGGGCAGGACGGCCACGTGCGGCACCTCGGCGGCGTCCACGTAGGCCGCCGTGTACACGCCGTAGGGTGAGGCGTCCGAGGGCGGCGCGGTGACGTGGAAGCCGGGGTAGCTCGCCAGCGCCAGTTCGATGGCTGCGCCGCTGAACGCCCGCCCGGCCACCTTCGGGTCGGCGTCCTTGACCGCGCAGTGCAGCAGGGCGCTCGCCCGCTGCTCGGTGTCGGCGTCCGCGTGATCGGTGCGGGCCAGGGTCCACCGGATCTCCGCCGGCGGCCGGTCTGCGAGCGCGCCTTCGAGCTGGGCGCGCACCAGGGCCGCCTTGGCGTCGATGTCCAGCCCGGTCAGCACGAACGTGGTCTCGTTGCGGAACCCGCCGAGGGTGTTCAGGCACACCTTGAGCGTGGGTGGTGGCGGCTCCCCGCGGGTGCCGGAGATCCGCACGCGGTCCGGGCCGTCCCCGGTGAGCGTCACCGTGTCGAACCGGGCGGTGACATCCGGTCCGGCGTAGCGCGGGCCGGTGATCTCGTACAGCAGCTGCGCGGTGACGGTGCCGACGGTCACCGCTCCCCCGGTACCCGGGTGTTTGGTGATCACGCTGGAGCCGTCGGCGGCGATCTCCGCAATCGGGAACCCGGGCGTGCCGAGGTCGTGCTCGGTGAAGAACGCGTAGTTGCCGCCGGTCGCCTGGGCGCCGCACTCGATGACGTGCCCGGCGGCGACCGCGCCGGCGAGCGCGTCGTAGTCGTCGCGGGCCCAGCCGAAGTGCGCCGCCGCCGGGCCGGCCACCAGCGACGCGTCGGTGACCCGGCCGGTGACCACCACGTCCGCGCCGCGCTCCAGGCACGCGGCGATGCCCCAGGCACCGAGGTAGGCGTTGGCGGTCAACGGTTTTCCCAGCCCCAGTTCGTCCGCCCGGGACAGCAGGTCGTCGCCCGCCACGTGCGCCACGGCGACGTGCAGCCCCAGCTCGTCCGCCAGCTGGCGGATCGCCTCCGCCAGCCCGGCCGGGTTCAGCCCGCCCGCGTTGGTGACGATCTTGACGTCGTTCTCCTTGGCCAGGGCCAGGTTCTCGGCCATCTGACGCAGGAAGGTCCGGGCGTAGCCGCGGGAGGCGTCCTTGAGCCGGTCGCGGCCGAGGATCAACATGGTCAGCTCGGCGAGGTAGTCGCCGGTCAGCACGTCCAGCGGACCGCCGGTGAGCATCTCCCGCACCGCGGAGAACCGGTCGCCGTAGAAGCCGGAGGCGTTGCCGATGCGCAGGACGCCGCTCATGCGAACTGTCCCGCCTTGCGCCCGGAACCGGGCGGGCCGGCGAAGGCCTGCGCGATCTCCAGCCACTTCCCGGCGTCCGCGCCGACGGCCACCACGTCGGTGTCGGCCGGGTGCCGCCGCTGGGTGACGATCAGGCAGAAGCCGAGTGCGGACCCGGTGACGCG
The sequence above is a segment of the Amycolatopsis viridis genome. Coding sequences within it:
- a CDS encoding acetyl/propionyl/methylcrotonyl-CoA carboxylase subunit alpha, whose protein sequence is MIDNILVANRGEIARRVFRTCTALGIARTAVFSDADAGSPHVADADAAVRLPGNTPSETYLRADLLVEAARAAGADAVHPGYGFLSENAAFAQAVLDAGLTWIGPPPSAIATMGSKVESKRLMAAAGVPVLSELDPAAVTEADLPVLVKASAGGGGRGMRVVRSLAELAGAVDSARAEAASAFGDPTVFCERYLETGRHIEVQVLADTHGTVWALGERECSIQRRHQKVVEEAPSPLVGDAMRAELFDAARKAAKAIDYVGAGTVEFLATDDGRFYFLEMNTRLQVEHPVTECVTGLDLVALQIRIAEGERLPAEPPAARGHAIEVRLYAEDPAAGWQPQSGTLHRFHIPGVDTEFALGGAAGLRLDAGVADGSVVGVHYDPMLAKVIAWAPTRAEAARRLARALSGARIHGLRTNRDLLVNVLRHPEFLAGHTDTAFLGRHGLDVLSRPAADATAVRLSATAAALAEAAANRAAATTLPRLPAGWRNVPSAPSRKRYLAGDTEVEVAYHAGLRVDDADVVEVSPGRVVLDAGGVRRVFSVGRYPGLVCVDSALGAVDLVPVPRFTDPDAALAAGSLVAPMPGTVLRIAVAVGDTVAAGDPLLWLEAMKMEHRITAPADGEVTELPVSVGRQVEPGTVLAVVTPKERA
- a CDS encoding acyclic terpene utilization AtuA family protein, with the protein product MSGVLRIGNASGFYGDRFSAVREMLTGGPLDVLTGDYLAELTMLILGRDRLKDASRGYARTFLRQMAENLALAKENDVKIVTNAGGLNPAGLAEAIRQLADELGLHVAVAHVAGDDLLSRADELGLGKPLTANAYLGAWGIAACLERGADVVVTGRVTDASLVAGPAAAHFGWARDDYDALAGAVAAGHVIECGAQATGGNYAFFTEHDLGTPGFPIAEIAADGSSVITKHPGTGGAVTVGTVTAQLLYEITGPRYAGPDVTARFDTVTLTGDGPDRVRISGTRGEPPPPTLKVCLNTLGGFRNETTFVLTGLDIDAKAALVRAQLEGALADRPPAEIRWTLARTDHADADTEQRASALLHCAVKDADPKVAGRAFSGAAIELALASYPGFHVTAPPSDASPYGVYTAAYVDAAEVPHVAVLPDGSRVDIAAPARTLELSEVDEPRLPEVLPAGATRRVPLGTIAGARSGDKGGDANLGVWVRSDEAWRWLAHFLTVAEFRRLLPETANLPVRRYVLPNLRALNFVVEGLLGQGVASQARFDPQAKALGEWLRSRHADIPEVLL
- a CDS encoding acyl-CoA carboxylase subunit beta, encoding MSVIRSGVDTDSPEFAANREAMEAKLAELAGEHAKAIAGGGEKYVERHRTRGKLLARERIELLVDEDSPFLELSPLAAWGTDYHVGGSLVTGIGVVEGVECMIIANDPTVKGGASNPSSLKKGLRAAEIAAENRLPTINLVESGGADLPTQKEIFIPGGRTFRNLTTSSATRIPTIALVFGNSTAGGAYLPGMSDYVVMVKERAKVFLGGPPLVKMATGEESDDESLGGAEMHARTSGLADYLAHDEQDAIRIGRSIVKRLNWRKQGPAPKPDHPEPLLDPQDLLGIVPADLKIPFDPREVIGRIVDGSDFDEFKPLYGTSLVTGWANLHGYPVGILANARGVLFSEESQKATQFIQLANQTDTPLLFLHNTTGYMVGKEYEQGGIIKHGAMMINAVSNSTVPHLSVLMGASYGAGHYGMCGRAYGPRFLFAWPSAKSAVMGPAQLAGVLSIVARQSAAGRGQPYDEDADAAMRAMVEQRIEAESMPMFLSGMLYDDGIIDPRDTRTVLGLCLSAIHNGPIRGAEGFGVFRM
- a CDS encoding acyl-CoA dehydrogenase family protein — encoded protein: MNGPFATPERTALRETVRRFVEAEVLPHLDAWERAGELPRDLHRKAGEIGLLGVSFPEAVGGGGGNFLDAMTVTEEILSAGGSGGLIASLFTNGIALPHLVTAGDPAQIDRWVRPTIEGRLIGSLAITEPDGGSDVAGIRTTARREGDHYVVNGAKTYITSGTRADFVTTAVRTGGPGAHGVSLLVVERGTPGFTVSRKLEKMGWHCSDTAELSFADARVPAANLVGEENTGFLQIATHFVTERLSLAVQGYATAQRALDLTVQWCRLRETFGRPLISRQLVQHKLVEMARRTELARVYTRHVAQRFVAGEEVIAEACFAKNTAVETAEWVVSEAVQLHGGLGYLRESEVERHYRDVRILGIGGGTNEILAGLAAKRLGYTA